A part of Chitinimonas koreensis genomic DNA contains:
- the copC gene encoding copper homeostasis periplasmic binding protein CopC — protein MLSIRKLLLPIVAAASVVLFSAAAQAHPQLLKSDPQANAEVAAPAKIELQFSETLTTQFSGAKLVMTGMPGMSHSPMAMEVKVSSGEDGKTMVITPAKPLMSGDYRVEWRAVSADTHPMTGNFSFKVK, from the coding sequence ATGCTCTCGATCCGCAAACTTCTCCTCCCCATTGTCGCTGCCGCCAGCGTTGTGCTGTTCAGCGCCGCCGCGCAGGCCCATCCGCAACTGCTCAAGTCCGATCCGCAGGCGAACGCCGAAGTGGCGGCACCGGCGAAGATCGAGCTGCAGTTTTCCGAAACGCTGACCACCCAGTTCTCCGGCGCCAAGCTGGTCATGACCGGTATGCCGGGCATGTCTCATAGCCCGATGGCGATGGAGGTCAAGGTATCGAGCGGCGAGGATGGCAAGACCATGGTGATTACGCCCGCCAAGCCGCTGATGTCGGGAGACTACCGCGTGGAATGGCGCGCGGTGTCGGCCGATACCCATCCCATGACGGGCAACTTCTCCTTCAAGGTGAAGTGA
- the copD gene encoding copper homeostasis membrane protein CopD codes for MEGWGNIVVRFVSYADLMLLFGLPLFGLYGVKGNADDAHAAFGFRRLLSWLAGVGLLVSGVGMLVLAQAMSGVTEIGELERHVFGMIITGTNVGIAWVVRIASLVGILLCAWSCRRSPTPSLTLAALFGAVGLSTLVWSGHGAMDTGTRGGIHLAADTLHLLGAGAWLGALAAFLLLLLRPGQGDAYRHLLLLRQAVTGFSAAGTLIVGVLIVTGIVNYLLIVGPTLQGMASSLYGALLLVKLGLFGAMLALAAANRFRLGPLLERARNSTEIARAKHALCKSLAIETAAMTLILLVVAWLGTLSPSGNTRPY; via the coding sequence ATGGAGGGCTGGGGCAACATCGTTGTCCGCTTCGTCAGCTACGCCGACCTGATGCTGCTGTTCGGGCTGCCGCTGTTCGGCCTGTACGGCGTGAAGGGCAACGCGGACGATGCCCATGCAGCCTTCGGCTTCCGAAGGCTGCTCTCCTGGCTTGCGGGCGTGGGTCTCCTGGTATCGGGCGTCGGCATGTTGGTACTGGCGCAGGCCATGAGCGGTGTGACCGAGATCGGCGAACTTGAACGCCACGTGTTCGGCATGATCATCACCGGCACCAACGTCGGCATCGCGTGGGTGGTCAGGATCGCATCGCTCGTGGGCATCCTGCTTTGCGCCTGGTCCTGCCGACGATCGCCCACGCCAAGCTTGACGCTTGCCGCGTTGTTCGGAGCGGTCGGGCTGTCCACGCTGGTCTGGTCGGGACATGGGGCGATGGATACCGGCACACGCGGCGGCATCCATCTGGCAGCCGACACCTTGCACCTGCTCGGCGCTGGCGCCTGGCTGGGGGCGCTGGCCGCGTTTCTGCTGTTGCTGCTGCGCCCGGGCCAAGGCGATGCCTACCGGCATCTGCTGCTCCTGCGCCAGGCCGTCACGGGGTTTTCGGCGGCCGGCACGCTCATCGTCGGGGTGCTGATCGTCACCGGCATCGTGAACTATCTGCTCATCGTCGGCCCGACCCTTCAGGGCATGGCATCCAGCCTTTATGGTGCCCTGCTGTTGGTGAAGCTGGGCCTGTTCGGCGCCATGCTCGCGCTGGCCGCAGCGAATCGCTTTCGGTTGGGGCCGCTGCTGGAGCGGGCAAGGAATTCCACCGAGATCGCTCGCGCCAAGCATGCCCTGTGCAAGAGCCTGGCAATCGAAACGGCGGCCATGACGCTGATCCTGCTGGTGGTCGCATGGCTGGGCACCTTGAGTCCATCCGGCAACACGAGACCCTATTGA
- a CDS encoding H-NS histone family protein — protein MKIDIDRLSAAELDALIRDAEGLRDRLKQKQIGDVRQRCAELAAAEGLSMAELFPELGTTRGVASAKRLPAKYRNPGDPTQTWSGRGTRPAWFKAALQAGKAEDELRV, from the coding sequence ATGAAGATCGATATCGACCGCTTGTCAGCTGCCGAGCTGGACGCCCTCATACGCGACGCGGAGGGGCTGCGGGACAGGTTGAAACAGAAGCAAATCGGCGACGTCCGTCAGCGGTGCGCCGAGCTCGCTGCCGCCGAGGGCCTCTCGATGGCTGAACTGTTTCCTGAGCTTGGCACGACGCGGGGCGTCGCCTCGGCGAAGCGATTGCCGGCCAAGTACAGGAATCCTGGCGATCCGACGCAAACGTGGAGCGGCCGTGGAACGCGTCCGGCATGGTTCAAGGCGGCCCTCCAGGCGGGCAAAGCAGAGGACGAGTTACGCGTATGA
- a CDS encoding methyltransferase family protein: MSHDQPAYGLWLLVFFNSAIFILFAFSFFKPATARDWRTFGAFAAFIVALFVEMYGFPLTIYLLSGWLQTRYPGLDLLTHDAGHLWWTLLGEKGDPHFGVLHIASYVLLAYGFYLLSTAWQVLYHAQRRGTLATAGPYARIRHPQYVAFVLILLGFLLQWPTLLTLLMFPILLVMYGRLAANEEAEMRTRFGAEFERYAQATPRFFPRWRQSPAS, translated from the coding sequence ATGAGCCACGACCAACCCGCTTACGGCCTGTGGCTGCTGGTGTTCTTCAACTCGGCCATCTTCATCCTGTTCGCCTTCAGCTTCTTCAAGCCGGCGACGGCGCGCGACTGGCGGACCTTCGGTGCGTTTGCCGCGTTCATCGTCGCGCTGTTCGTCGAGATGTATGGATTTCCGCTGACCATCTATTTGCTCTCGGGCTGGTTGCAGACCCGCTATCCCGGCCTGGACCTTCTGACCCATGACGCCGGCCATCTGTGGTGGACCTTGCTGGGTGAGAAAGGCGACCCGCATTTCGGCGTGCTGCACATCGCCAGCTACGTCTTGCTCGCCTACGGCTTCTACCTGCTGTCCACGGCCTGGCAGGTGCTCTATCACGCGCAGCGCCGGGGCACCCTGGCCACGGCAGGCCCCTATGCCCGTATCCGCCACCCCCAGTACGTGGCGTTCGTGCTGATCCTGCTGGGCTTCCTGCTGCAATGGCCGACGCTGCTCACGCTGCTGATGTTCCCGATCCTGCTGGTCATGTACGGCCGTCTGGCGGCGAACGAGGAAGCCGAGATGCGGACCCGATTCGGGGCGGAGTTCGAGCGCTACGCGCAAGCCACGCCGCGGTTTTTCCCCCGCTGGCGGCAATCCCCTGCGAGCTGA
- a CDS encoding LysR family transcriptional regulator yields MHNFNEFAPEPRMDSAITADETAVQPAYSTTQCKRSPEADILCENAARCRIELRHLRCFIFVAEELNFTRAAARLHIEQSPLSRIIKELESELAISLFERHARGVRLTWPGQVFFEEAKRIFTALEQARSNVQSAAAGYRGMLRIALSDCIVPQRLANLLANCRVEEPEVEIRLHEVPFTQQVHGLLNGLYDAGFARSDALQEGILSRAVWSDALVAMLPARHPLLVHREVPIKEVLRYPLILCHPTACKGHYQQMERLLQSAVTEAINLNVAEHAASPGVMAALVAAGYGVGLTSASQLASPSSSDIITRPLAGPILHQTTYFLHAEGDRSPQLERFIDRTKREFDYPAIDEIRG; encoded by the coding sequence GTGCATAACTTCAATGAATTTGCACCGGAGCCAAGGATGGATTCAGCAATCACTGCCGATGAGACCGCCGTTCAGCCGGCATACAGCACCACTCAATGCAAACGCTCTCCCGAAGCGGACATATTGTGCGAGAACGCGGCACGCTGCAGGATCGAGCTGCGCCATTTGCGTTGCTTCATATTCGTCGCCGAGGAACTGAATTTCACACGTGCAGCAGCGCGCCTGCATATTGAACAGTCCCCCTTGTCGAGAATAATCAAGGAACTTGAGTCGGAGCTAGCAATTTCCCTATTTGAGCGTCACGCCAGAGGGGTTCGCCTTACTTGGCCTGGACAAGTATTTTTTGAAGAAGCCAAGCGCATCTTTACTGCACTAGAGCAAGCTCGCTCGAATGTGCAGAGCGCTGCGGCCGGCTATCGAGGGATGCTGCGCATTGCTCTTTCTGACTGCATTGTGCCGCAGCGATTGGCGAACCTATTGGCCAATTGTCGCGTCGAGGAACCCGAAGTGGAAATCCGCCTACATGAGGTTCCCTTCACACAACAAGTTCACGGATTACTCAACGGACTCTACGACGCAGGCTTTGCAAGGTCGGACGCTCTTCAGGAAGGTATCCTGTCGCGAGCTGTTTGGTCTGATGCGCTGGTTGCAATGTTGCCGGCCCGCCACCCCTTACTGGTCCATCGAGAGGTACCGATTAAGGAAGTATTGCGTTATCCCTTAATTCTCTGTCATCCGACAGCATGCAAAGGTCATTACCAGCAGATGGAGCGACTGTTGCAAAGCGCAGTTACGGAAGCAATAAATCTAAATGTCGCGGAGCATGCCGCTTCGCCAGGCGTCATGGCTGCGCTTGTAGCCGCAGGTTACGGCGTTGGGTTGACCAGCGCATCCCAACTAGCATCGCCGTCTAGCAGCGACATTATCACCCGCCCCCTGGCCGGGCCGATTCTGCATCAAACGACGTACTTTCTGCATGCAGAGGGCGACCGGTCACCACAACTGGAGCGATTCATAGATCGCACCAAGAGGGAATTTGACTACCCCGCGATTGACGAAATCCGGGGGTAG
- a CDS encoding copper resistance protein B, which yields MKTTHLQALALALVGTMAHPVLAQSQAGQEDDHSAHHGAAATPPASAASPGAAQADPHAGHGAPATPAAAPATPASTPPMDHGDMQMQGGSTPADARDPNAYSDGLVRGAGAYAVPGVPALSLADEHRFGALLVDRLERSYANHGGNATAYDMQGWFGRDFDKAVLKAEGDVAGGKLHDARMELLWGHAITPYWDTQLGLRYDTGTGPDRGWLAFGVQGLAPYWFDVEATGYVDNGGRTALRLAASYDLLLTQRFILQPRAEAQLYGKSDPERDIGNGLSNATLGLRLRYEFSRQFAPYIGVERSGSFGKTADLVRASGERAQETRWVAGVRFWF from the coding sequence ATGAAAACGACACACCTCCAAGCATTGGCCCTGGCACTGGTTGGCACGATGGCGCACCCCGTGCTGGCCCAGTCACAGGCGGGCCAGGAAGACGACCATTCGGCGCACCATGGTGCGGCGGCCACGCCGCCCGCGTCAGCGGCTTCGCCGGGCGCCGCCCAGGCCGATCCCCATGCCGGCCATGGTGCGCCCGCAACGCCCGCTGCAGCACCTGCCACACCGGCTTCCACGCCGCCCATGGACCATGGCGACATGCAGATGCAAGGCGGATCCACGCCGGCCGACGCGCGCGACCCCAATGCCTACTCCGATGGCCTCGTCCGCGGCGCGGGCGCCTATGCCGTGCCCGGCGTTCCCGCGTTGAGCCTCGCCGACGAGCATCGCTTCGGTGCGCTGCTGGTCGATCGGCTGGAACGCTCCTATGCGAACCATGGCGGCAACGCCACCGCCTACGACATGCAAGGCTGGTTCGGCCGCGACTTCGACAAGGCGGTCCTCAAGGCCGAGGGCGATGTGGCCGGCGGCAAGCTCCACGACGCCCGCATGGAATTGCTCTGGGGCCACGCCATCACGCCGTACTGGGATACCCAGTTGGGCCTGCGCTACGACACGGGCACCGGCCCTGATCGTGGATGGCTGGCTTTCGGCGTCCAGGGACTGGCGCCGTACTGGTTCGATGTCGAGGCGACGGGGTACGTCGACAATGGCGGCAGGACCGCACTGCGGCTGGCCGCGAGCTACGACCTGCTGCTGACCCAGAGGTTCATCCTGCAGCCGCGCGCCGAGGCGCAGCTCTACGGCAAGAGCGACCCGGAGCGGGACATTGGCAACGGCCTGTCGAACGCCACGCTCGGGCTGCGCCTGCGCTACGAGTTCAGCCGGCAGTTCGCCCCCTACATCGGCGTGGAGCGCAGCGGCAGTTTCGGCAAGACCGCCGACCTCGTGCGCGCTTCGGGCGAGCGCGCACAGGAGACCCGCTGGGTTGCGGGCGTGCGCTTCTGGTTCTAG
- a CDS encoding AlpA family transcriptional regulator, whose amino-acid sequence MSLQTSPAVPAEHRILRRAEVEAKTGFKRAHLYNLMKEGKFPKAVRLGVRAIGWDSVEVEQWIADRLNERR is encoded by the coding sequence ATGTCTTTGCAGACGTCTCCCGCCGTGCCCGCCGAGCACCGCATTCTTCGTCGCGCTGAAGTCGAGGCCAAGACCGGCTTCAAGCGCGCGCACCTCTACAACCTGATGAAGGAAGGCAAATTCCCGAAGGCCGTGCGCCTCGGGGTACGTGCCATCGGCTGGGATTCCGTCGAGGTCGAGCAATGGATCGCTGACCGCCTGAACGAGCGGCGCTGA
- a CDS encoding ParB family protein, which yields MTSRNVEDMASKLLAEGFSRAGPAAGAPSDPIADTPMIVTLDVLRPYELDPRVARNPLYNDIKASIRERGLDAPPAITRRPGEPHYIIRNGGNTRLAILRELWTETRDDRFFRIPCLFRPWPSRGEIVALVGHLAENELRSGLTFIERALGVEKARELYERESGAVLSQSELARRLTADGFPVPQSHISRMQDAVHYLLPVIPTVLYGGLGRMQVEKLAAMRKAGQRVWEQRAGEARLPVDFPTLFQDVLAMFNDDPQGLSLRRVQDELVGQMAEVLEADYDLLMLELDETENRQRVLSTEPSAEQQEPSTPTAASMPAARSPAPPERAAPKSRQPSSPDEGEEKPRTQHAAPAAPDNSSAARRDEHIVSEAPSTPRLQTIQRLVAEHTGEQLQDFGENVLRAIPVQTGGLYPITDLWFVDSSLATAAPLRTHIAQFAREIAAEAHAVDQVQPVDGGLGFQCLPAAAEAPPFAHAVLALLMGLVTAYSSVATSSRATTPLPIDVLTVLLRDTSSSSQLAPRLSDAGLVKLFRVIRLARVLLDLESRDRAGEP from the coding sequence ATGACTAGCCGCAACGTCGAGGACATGGCCAGCAAACTGCTGGCGGAAGGCTTCTCACGGGCAGGCCCCGCCGCCGGCGCACCGAGCGACCCGATCGCCGACACGCCGATGATCGTCACGCTGGATGTGCTGCGGCCGTACGAGCTGGATCCGCGCGTGGCGCGCAACCCGCTCTACAACGACATCAAGGCATCGATCCGCGAACGCGGTCTCGATGCGCCGCCGGCCATCACCCGCCGCCCAGGTGAGCCGCACTACATCATCCGCAACGGCGGCAACACGCGGCTGGCGATCCTGCGCGAGCTGTGGACGGAAACCCGCGACGATCGATTCTTTCGGATTCCGTGCCTGTTCCGGCCGTGGCCGAGCCGAGGCGAAATCGTCGCCCTGGTGGGGCACCTCGCCGAGAACGAGCTGCGCAGCGGACTCACCTTTATCGAACGCGCCCTCGGCGTCGAGAAGGCGCGAGAGCTGTACGAACGCGAGAGCGGCGCAGTGTTGTCGCAGTCCGAGCTGGCACGTCGCCTCACCGCGGATGGCTTTCCTGTTCCGCAGTCGCACATCAGCCGCATGCAGGACGCCGTGCACTACCTGCTGCCTGTGATCCCGACGGTGCTCTATGGCGGGCTGGGACGCATGCAGGTCGAAAAGCTCGCGGCGATGCGCAAGGCGGGGCAGCGAGTATGGGAACAACGTGCGGGTGAAGCACGGCTCCCGGTCGACTTCCCGACGCTGTTCCAGGACGTGCTGGCGATGTTCAACGATGACCCGCAGGGGCTTTCGCTCAGGCGCGTGCAGGACGAGTTGGTGGGCCAGATGGCCGAAGTGCTGGAGGCCGACTACGACCTGCTGATGCTGGAATTGGACGAGACCGAGAACCGCCAGCGCGTCCTGAGCACCGAGCCGAGCGCTGAGCAACAGGAGCCGTCCACTCCGACTGCGGCATCGATGCCCGCGGCGCGGTCTCCGGCGCCGCCGGAACGCGCGGCGCCAAAGTCGCGACAGCCGTCGTCCCCTGATGAGGGCGAGGAGAAGCCGCGCACGCAGCACGCAGCGCCGGCCGCGCCTGACAATTCAAGTGCAGCCCGGCGCGACGAGCACATCGTGTCCGAAGCTCCTTCGACGCCGCGGCTCCAGACCATCCAGCGCCTGGTCGCCGAACACACCGGCGAGCAGCTGCAGGACTTCGGTGAGAACGTGTTGCGCGCCATTCCCGTTCAAACGGGCGGGCTATATCCCATCACCGATCTGTGGTTCGTCGACTCCAGCCTGGCTACCGCGGCGCCCTTGCGCACGCATATCGCACAGTTCGCGCGCGAGATTGCCGCCGAAGCGCATGCGGTCGACCAGGTGCAGCCGGTCGACGGTGGCCTCGGCTTTCAGTGTCTGCCGGCGGCGGCCGAAGCGCCGCCGTTCGCGCATGCGGTCCTCGCGCTCCTGATGGGCCTTGTCACGGCGTATTCCTCCGTCGCCACATCGAGTCGCGCGACGACACCGTTGCCGATCGACGTCCTCACGGTGCTGCTTCGGGACACCTCCTCCTCATCACAGCTCGCGCCGCGGCTCAGCGATGCCGGGCTGGTGAAGCTGTTCCGCGTGATCCGGCTTGCGCGCGTCTTGTTGGACCTGGAGTCGCGCGACCGCGCGGGCGAACCGTAG
- a CDS encoding ParA family protein: MNNVMQVVSVISTKGGVGKTTTAANLGGFIADAGLRVLLLDLDIQPTLSSYFEFAHRAPAGIYELLAFNEQSVAALVSRTVINGLHVVVSNDAQGQLNTLLLHAPDGRLRLRNLLPVFRPHYDLLLIDTQGARSALLEMAVLASDLAISPVTPEILAARELRRGTLQLIEDIAPFRHLGIVPPPLRLLINRVPSVSRNAKQIQHALRQIFAAHDAIGVLQTDIPAIESYPRAASLGLPVHRIEPRRPSGRIAPAAIDSQRALAKELFPQWTERFAAVNGRATDAQSA; the protein is encoded by the coding sequence GTGAACAACGTCATGCAGGTGGTTTCCGTCATCTCGACCAAGGGCGGCGTGGGCAAAACCACCACGGCCGCCAATCTCGGTGGGTTCATTGCGGACGCAGGATTGCGCGTCCTGCTGCTCGACCTCGACATCCAACCGACGCTCTCCAGCTACTTCGAGTTCGCCCACCGCGCGCCGGCCGGCATCTACGAGCTACTGGCCTTCAATGAACAGAGCGTCGCCGCTCTCGTATCTCGGACGGTCATCAACGGCCTACACGTCGTGGTGTCGAACGATGCACAGGGCCAGCTCAACACGCTGCTGCTCCACGCGCCCGACGGCCGCCTCCGACTGCGCAACCTGCTGCCGGTGTTCCGGCCACACTACGACCTGCTGCTGATCGACACGCAGGGCGCCCGCAGCGCGCTGCTGGAAATGGCCGTGCTGGCGTCGGACCTGGCGATCTCGCCCGTCACCCCAGAAATCCTCGCTGCGCGCGAACTGCGTCGTGGCACGCTGCAGTTGATCGAGGACATCGCCCCATTCCGCCACCTCGGCATCGTTCCGCCGCCCCTGCGCCTGCTCATCAATCGGGTGCCTTCCGTCTCCCGTAACGCGAAGCAGATCCAGCATGCGCTGCGACAGATCTTCGCGGCGCACGACGCGATCGGTGTACTGCAGACCGACATCCCAGCCATCGAGTCATATCCGCGCGCTGCATCCCTGGGCTTGCCGGTACATCGGATCGAGCCGCGCCGGCCGAGTGGCCGTATCGCCCCAGCGGCGATCGACAGCCAGCGCGCGCTGGCGAAGGAGCTGTTCCCGCAGTGGACGGAGCGCTTCGCGGCGGTCAACGGGAGGGCAACCGATGCCCAGTCCGCATGA
- a CDS encoding DUF2933 domain-containing protein has protein sequence MNEHHGHSESPPRFWRSRYGIGLLVLGAIVGYFLLKEHTAHVVGFLPFLLLAACPLMHIFMHHGHGHGHGHGHGGRDHSSHTPPDATPGTPTQTPNPGAGSNARDQRGDQP, from the coding sequence ATGAACGAGCATCACGGCCACAGCGAATCGCCCCCACGCTTCTGGCGCTCCCGGTATGGGATCGGTCTGCTCGTTCTCGGCGCGATCGTGGGCTACTTCCTGCTCAAGGAACACACCGCGCATGTGGTCGGATTCCTGCCTTTCCTGCTGCTTGCGGCCTGCCCGTTGATGCATATCTTCATGCACCACGGCCACGGCCACGGCCACGGCCACGGCCACGGCGGGCGCGACCATTCCTCCCACACGCCGCCGGATGCCACACCTGGTACGCCGACCCAAACACCAAATCCGGGTGCTGGCTCCAACGCACGCGATCAACGTGGAGACCAGCCATGA
- a CDS encoding heavy-metal-associated domain-containing protein, whose product MSAIDLDVQGMSCGACVKHVSEALKPLPGVREVEVDLGAGRVRVHGDLAEGIDPLVSALKQAGYPAQASGAAASKAPGAGGGRCCCG is encoded by the coding sequence ATGAGTGCTATCGATCTCGACGTTCAGGGCATGTCCTGCGGCGCCTGCGTCAAACACGTCAGTGAAGCGCTCAAACCCCTGCCGGGGGTGCGAGAGGTGGAGGTTGATCTGGGTGCAGGCCGTGTTCGTGTCCACGGCGATCTTGCCGAAGGCATCGATCCGCTGGTGTCGGCGCTGAAGCAGGCCGGCTACCCGGCGCAGGCCAGTGGCGCCGCGGCCAGCAAAGCGCCCGGCGCCGGCGGCGGGCGCTGCTGCTGCGGATAA
- a CDS encoding copper-transporting P-type ATPase, with protein sequence MSQPPEKTPERDLPAQGALPSGDTAPEKHGHCAHGSTPAAEDRPGATPTGTIYTCPMHPQIRQDHPGNCPICGMTLEPLLPDLDDDNPELRDFSRRFWWTLPLTLVVLALAMFGERLHLMDMATQSGLELVLSLPIVLWAGWPFFSRGWQSVVHRSPNMWTLIGLGTGAAFVYSVVATVAPEIFPASFISMGRVGVYFEAAAVIISLTLLGQVLELKARSQTSAAIKSLLGLAPKTARRIGADGSEEDVPLTHVHVGDLLRVRPGEKVPVDGVVVEGASSVDESMLTGEPLPVSKREGDKVIGATLNTSGALVIRSERIGSETVLSQIVQMVAQAQRSKAPMQRMADVVAGYFVMVVVAIAIATFFVWGFFGPQPSWVFGLINAVSVLIIACPCALGLATPMSIMVATGRGATQGVLFRDAAAIENLRRVDTLVIDKTGTLTEGRPAFDRVVPAEGFTSEEVLRLAASLDQGSEHPLADAIVQAARAQGLALSKPENFESGSGIGVRGQVDGQPLALGNTVLMEQVGVAVDSLMQQAEFLRSEGASVMYLAAGGRLAGLLAVSDPVKASTPEALATLKAAGLRVIMATGDGLTTAKSVGARLGIDEVHGEVKPADKLTLIERLQKEGRVVAMAGDGINDAPALAKADVGIAMGTGTDVAMNSAQITLVKGDLRGIATARGLSVGTVRNMKENLVFAFLYNGLGIPVAAGVLYPLTGWLLSPLIAALAMSLSSASVVGNALRLRGMK encoded by the coding sequence TTGAGCCAGCCTCCGGAAAAAACACCCGAACGGGATCTTCCCGCACAGGGGGCACTGCCATCGGGCGACACGGCTCCTGAAAAGCATGGGCATTGCGCCCACGGCAGCACACCCGCAGCCGAGGATCGGCCCGGCGCAACGCCGACGGGCACCATCTACACCTGCCCGATGCACCCGCAGATCCGCCAGGATCATCCCGGCAATTGCCCGATCTGCGGCATGACCCTGGAGCCGCTGCTGCCGGACCTGGACGACGACAACCCAGAACTGCGCGATTTCTCCCGGCGCTTCTGGTGGACGCTGCCGCTGACCCTGGTGGTGCTGGCGCTGGCGATGTTCGGCGAGCGCCTGCACCTGATGGACATGGCCACGCAGAGCGGGCTGGAACTGGTGCTGTCGCTGCCGATCGTGCTGTGGGCCGGCTGGCCGTTCTTCTCGCGCGGCTGGCAGTCCGTGGTCCACCGCAGCCCCAACATGTGGACACTGATCGGCCTGGGCACGGGCGCGGCCTTCGTCTATAGCGTCGTTGCCACCGTCGCGCCGGAGATCTTTCCGGCGTCGTTCATCTCGATGGGCCGGGTCGGCGTTTACTTCGAGGCCGCGGCGGTCATCATCTCGCTGACCCTGCTCGGGCAGGTGCTGGAACTCAAGGCGCGCTCGCAGACCTCCGCGGCGATCAAGTCGCTGCTCGGCCTCGCGCCCAAGACCGCGCGCCGCATCGGCGCCGATGGCAGCGAGGAAGACGTGCCGCTGACCCACGTGCACGTCGGCGACCTCCTGCGCGTGCGGCCCGGCGAGAAAGTGCCGGTCGATGGCGTGGTGGTCGAGGGCGCCAGCTCGGTGGACGAATCCATGCTGACCGGCGAACCGCTGCCGGTGAGCAAGCGCGAGGGCGACAAGGTCATCGGTGCCACGCTCAACACCAGCGGCGCGCTGGTCATCCGCTCCGAGCGGATCGGCTCGGAGACCGTGCTCTCGCAGATCGTGCAGATGGTGGCCCAGGCCCAGCGCTCCAAAGCGCCCATGCAGCGCATGGCCGACGTGGTCGCCGGCTACTTCGTGATGGTCGTCGTCGCCATCGCCATTGCGACCTTCTTCGTCTGGGGCTTCTTCGGCCCGCAGCCGTCCTGGGTGTTCGGGCTGATCAACGCCGTGTCGGTACTGATCATCGCCTGCCCCTGCGCGCTGGGGCTGGCCACGCCGATGTCGATCATGGTCGCCACCGGCCGCGGTGCGACCCAGGGCGTCTTGTTCCGCGATGCCGCCGCGATCGAGAACCTGCGCCGGGTCGATACCCTGGTCATCGACAAGACCGGCACGCTGACCGAAGGCCGCCCCGCCTTCGACCGCGTGGTCCCGGCAGAGGGCTTCACCTCCGAGGAGGTGCTGCGCCTGGCGGCCAGCCTGGACCAGGGCAGCGAACATCCGCTGGCCGATGCCATCGTGCAGGCCGCGCGCGCCCAGGGCCTCGCACTGAGCAAGCCGGAGAACTTCGAATCCGGTTCCGGCATCGGTGTGCGCGGACAGGTGGACGGGCAGCCGCTGGCGCTGGGCAACACGGTGCTCATGGAGCAGGTCGGCGTCGCCGTCGATTCACTCATGCAGCAGGCGGAATTCCTGCGCAGCGAAGGGGCCAGCGTGATGTACCTGGCGGCGGGCGGACGCCTTGCTGGCCTGCTGGCGGTCTCCGACCCGGTGAAGGCGAGTACGCCAGAGGCGCTGGCGACCCTCAAGGCGGCAGGACTGCGGGTCATCATGGCGACCGGCGACGGTCTGACCACAGCGAAGTCGGTGGGCGCACGCCTGGGCATCGACGAAGTTCACGGCGAAGTGAAGCCGGCCGACAAGCTGACGCTGATCGAGCGCCTGCAGAAGGAAGGCCGCGTGGTCGCCATGGCCGGCGACGGCATCAACGATGCTCCGGCGCTGGCCAAGGCCGATGTCGGTATCGCCATGGGCACCGGCACAGACGTGGCCATGAACAGCGCCCAGATCACGCTAGTCAAGGGCGACCTGCGCGGCATCGCCACCGCACGCGGGCTGTCGGTGGGGACGGTGCGCAACATGAAGGAGAACCTGGTGTTCGCCTTCCTCTACAACGGCCTGGGCATCCCGGTCGCCGCCGGGGTGCTGTACCCGCTCACGGGCTGGCTGCTGTCGCCACTGATCGCCGCGTTGGCGATGAGCCTGAGTTCGGCCTCGGTGGTCGGCAATGCGCTTCGACTGCGTGGCATGAAGTGA